AACAGCAACCGCCCCACACCACGCAACCTGCAGTCGTCGCTACCGCAAAGAAAGTTTTGCGGATTTACGGGCAAATTCGCGTGTCAAGTCCCATAATCGCCTAAGTCACTCAAATAAAACGGCTTGACGATGTCCTTTAGTTACGGTCGGATCGCTACAATTAAGATATAGAGCAAACAAGCAAGAGGATATCGGTCCCGAAAGGCTAACTTGTTTGTTTTCTAATTTTTAGCCGTAACTCCTTTCTTATGAGGATCTTGCGGGGGTTCTCGATGCTCAAGCTAAACATTCGAAAGGACTTAGACCAAGGCTATGGGAGGGGGGGGGTACCGCTCAAACCGGCTCGGCAGCCGACTGGAGCAGGCCACGAATGTAGCCATAGCAAAACGCAAACGACTGCAGACCCTTCGGATCCGTTTCCGCCTGCGGTACATGATCCGGCATGATCATGTACTTGTATCCAACCTCCTGGTACGTCCGGATCGCACGAACGAAGTCAACGTCTCCCTCATCCGGAAACGTCTCGACGAAGTCGTCCCGGTGCCCACGGATGTTGCGGAAGTGAACATTGAAGATCTTGTCCCGCGTCCCGAAGTAGCGAATCACGTCGAAGATCTCCTTACCCGGGTCGGCCAGCATCTCCGAGACCGTTCCCTGGCAAAAATTCAATCCGTGATACGCACTCTCCTGGATCGAGACGAACCTCTTCAATCCATCCACCGTCCCAAGCACACGATGATCGCCCTGGTACCCCTGGGGTGGCACCCCAGGATCGTCCGGATGAAGAGCCATCCGAACCTTGTACTCATTTGCGACCGGAATCACGCGATCGAGAAAGTAGGTGATTCTCGCCCAACTCTCCTCCGCACTCACATTCCCGGCCCGCGTCAACGGAGTCTTCGGATGCGCCTCGGAAAACTTCCAGGTCGCATACATCGCATCGCCTCGCCCAGCAGTTCGAGCAATGCGGGCGTCACCCACAATCTGCAGGTTGTACTTGATCGCAGGAATACCAGCCGCAGCGCAGTTTTTGATCAGCGTTTGAATCGCCTCGATATCGTGATCTCGCTCAGGAGATTGTCCAAGCATGATCGCCGCATGCTTATCCACATCCACCGAAATAGAGGCCAGAAATGGAGGAGCGATCATATCGACCTCAATCCCATTCTTCGCCGCCAGATCCTTCATCCGCTGCAATTCGTCGACAGTCGCGTAAAGCCTCTCATCCGCGATCACCGGATAGCCGCAGATGTTCTTCACGCCATAACGAGCGAGATACTTCAGATGCTCATCAGTCGTTGGAGCAGTCTGACATCCAAGCTTCATCACCAAAGGCTTCCGCTTCGGAGCAGATCCCGAAGCAACACCAGAATTAAGCGAGAGCGCAGCAGCACTCGAAACGGAAAGGAACTGACGACGATTCACACCAGACATAACGCCTCCGATCAACGTGAAGCTTTGCGGTCCAATTCCATTTCCGTCGCAGCCAGCAGAAACGCACCAACACCCTTCGGATCGTCGCTCACCACAGGAGCATGCAGGTAATACGCATCGCTCCCATCGTTCTCCGGCGCAGCGCCAAGAGCAACATGAGTTACAGTTCCGGTAATCGAGACCTCACCCGAAGCCGAGACCTTTACGAACCACTCAAGGATCGCCTTCCAGGCAATCTCCGTCTTCGCTCGATATTGCGCTGGCAGATAGCCAAGACGAACACCCTTCGCCAGCGCATAGGTGAACATCAGCACCGAAGACGACTCGATATAGTTATCCTTCTCGCCAGGCTTATCGAGGATCTGATACCAAAGTCCACTCTGAGGATCCTGCTGACGAATCAAGGCAGCCGAAGTCTCTCGCAGAATACCGATCAACGCAGCGCGATGCCGATCGCTCTTCGGGTAATACGGAATCGTATCGACAAGCGCCATCAGATACCATCCCATTCCGCGCGCCCAAAGGTTCGGCGAAGTCCCAGTCTGACGATTGATCCAAGGTCGAGACTTGCTCTCATCCCAACCGTGATACAGAAGCCCAGTCTCCGGATCGCGCGCATGCTGATCAAGCAGCACGAACTGCCTCGCAACCTCATCCAGATCCTCAGGATGATGGAACGCGCTCGCATACTCCGCGTCAAACGGAGCGAACATGAACGTGTCATCAAGCAGCATCAGGTTCGGAGTCGCTTGCGCATGCCAGAACCCACCGGAAGCTGTCCTCGGCTGCGCGGCAAGTTGCCTGTGAAGCGCCTCGATCGCCTTGCGATACTTCTCATCACGCGTAACGCGATCGAGCATAAGAAGCTGACGACCGATGAGGATATTGTTGAGCGCATAGGCCTGAACATCGTAGGTCCGGATCGATCCATCAGCTTGCACGTACTGGTCAACCGATCTCCGGATGTACTCGAAGCACCTTTGGTCACGCGTCGCGTTCCAGACAGCGTCGAGTCCAGCAAGCACGATCCCCGGTTCGAAGCCCCACGAAACCGCCGCGTTCGCAGGACCGATATGTCCATTCGGCCAACGCTCCATCGCCTCCAAAGCCACTCGCTCAGACAACTTCTGCTGCTGCGCCGATGCTCCAATCGTGCTGATGACCAGAAGAGCGAGCAGACGCGCAGAGACCCTCATGCGCGAGCATCCCACGAAGCCTGACCATGGATCGCTCGACCACCTGTCGCAAGCACCGCCTCAATCGCCGCTCCGATGCCAAGGATCTTCCTGTCCTGTCCGGAAAGCCCAGCGATCGTAAGCCCAACCGGACCTTCTCCAGGCATGTGACTCGGGATCGAGAGCGCACAACCATCGAGGAAGTTGATGATGCTCGGATTGCGAAGCATCGCAACGTTGGCGTCGAAGTACGCTGCATCGCTCGCCTCAAGATCAGCAATCGGAGGCGCAATGCGCGGAACAGTCGGCATGAGGATCGCATCGAAACCCTCGAAGGCAGCCGCAGCATCCGCCATGATCCTCTTGCG
This genomic window from Granulicella sibirica contains:
- a CDS encoding mannonate dehydratase; protein product: MKLGCQTAPTTDEHLKYLARYGVKNICGYPVIADERLYATVDELQRMKDLAAKNGIEVDMIAPPFLASISVDVDKHAAIMLGQSPERDHDIEAIQTLIKNCAAAGIPAIKYNLQIVGDARIARTAGRGDAMYATWKFSEAHPKTPLTRAGNVSAEESWARITYFLDRVIPVANEYKVRMALHPDDPGVPPQGYQGDHRVLGTVDGLKRFVSIQESAYHGLNFCQGTVSEMLADPGKEIFDVIRYFGTRDKIFNVHFRNIRGHRDDFVETFPDEGDVDFVRAIRTYQEVGYKYMIMPDHVPQAETDPKGLQSFAFCYGYIRGLLQSAAEPV
- a CDS encoding glycoside hydrolase family 88/105 protein; the encoded protein is MRVSARLLALLVISTIGASAQQQKLSERVALEAMERWPNGHIGPANAAVSWGFEPGIVLAGLDAVWNATRDQRCFEYIRRSVDQYVQADGSIRTYDVQAYALNNILIGRQLLMLDRVTRDEKYRKAIEALHRQLAAQPRTASGGFWHAQATPNLMLLDDTFMFAPFDAEYASAFHHPEDLDEVARQFVLLDQHARDPETGLLYHGWDESKSRPWINRQTGTSPNLWARGMGWYLMALVDTIPYYPKSDRHRAALIGILRETSAALIRQQDPQSGLWYQILDKPGEKDNYIESSSVLMFTYALAKGVRLGYLPAQYRAKTEIAWKAILEWFVKVSASGEVSITGTVTHVALGAAPENDGSDAYYLHAPVVSDDPKGVGAFLLAATEMELDRKASR